The following are encoded in a window of Streptomyces sp. Go-475 genomic DNA:
- a CDS encoding GMC oxidoreductase, with protein MSHASHEYDYVVIGGGTAGSVIASRLTENPDVTVAVIEGGPSDVGRDDVLTLRRWMGLLGGELDYDYPTTEQPRGNSHIRHSRARVLGGCSSHNTLIAFKPLPADWDEWEAAGAKGWGAVQMEAYFARLLNNIVPVDEKDRNAIARDFVDAAQEALGVPRVDGFNKKPFTEGVGFFDLAYHPENNKRSSASVAYLHPVMDERPNLTILLETWAYKLQLDGNRAEGVHVRTKDGEEILVKARNEVLLCAGAVDSPRLLMHSGIGPRADLEKLGIPVAHDLPGVGENLLDHPESVIVWETNGPIPENSAMDSDAGLFVRRDPELPHPDLMFHFYQIPFTDNPERLGYRRPEFGVSMTPNIPKPKSRGRLYLTSADPEVKPALDFRYFTDEDDYDGRTLVDGIKIAREIAKTQPLAGWLKREVAPGPDVTGDEELSEYARKVAHTVYHPAGTCKMGAADDQLAVVDPELRIRGLDGIRIADASVFPTMTTVNPMIGVLMVGEKAAELIGGGAK; from the coding sequence ATGTCCCACGCCAGTCATGAGTACGACTATGTCGTGATAGGCGGCGGAACCGCTGGTTCCGTCATCGCCTCCCGTCTCACCGAGAACCCCGATGTCACCGTCGCCGTCATCGAGGGCGGCCCCAGCGACGTGGGCCGCGACGACGTGCTGACCCTGCGCCGCTGGATGGGCCTGCTCGGCGGCGAACTCGACTACGACTACCCCACCACCGAACAGCCACGCGGAAACTCGCACATCCGGCACAGCCGGGCCCGCGTCCTGGGCGGCTGCTCCTCGCACAACACCCTGATCGCCTTCAAGCCGCTGCCCGCCGACTGGGACGAGTGGGAGGCCGCCGGCGCCAAGGGCTGGGGCGCGGTGCAGATGGAGGCGTACTTCGCCCGGCTGCTCAACAACATCGTCCCGGTCGACGAGAAGGACCGGAACGCCATCGCCCGCGACTTCGTCGACGCCGCCCAGGAGGCGCTCGGCGTGCCGCGCGTCGACGGCTTCAACAAGAAGCCCTTCACCGAGGGCGTCGGCTTCTTCGACCTCGCCTACCACCCCGAGAACAACAAGCGGTCCTCGGCGTCGGTGGCGTACCTGCACCCGGTGATGGACGAACGGCCCAACCTGACGATCCTGCTGGAGACCTGGGCGTACAAGCTCCAGCTGGACGGCAACCGCGCCGAGGGCGTGCACGTGCGCACCAAGGACGGCGAGGAGATCCTCGTCAAGGCCCGCAACGAAGTCCTGCTGTGCGCCGGTGCCGTCGACTCGCCCCGGCTGCTGATGCACTCCGGCATCGGCCCCAGGGCCGACCTGGAGAAGCTCGGCATCCCCGTCGCGCACGACCTGCCGGGCGTCGGCGAGAACCTCCTCGACCACCCCGAGTCGGTCATCGTCTGGGAGACCAACGGCCCCATCCCGGAGAACTCCGCGATGGACTCCGACGCGGGCCTGTTCGTGCGGCGCGACCCCGAACTGCCGCACCCCGACCTGATGTTCCACTTCTACCAGATCCCCTTCACGGACAACCCGGAGCGACTGGGCTACCGGCGGCCGGAGTTCGGCGTCTCCATGACCCCGAACATCCCCAAGCCCAAGAGCCGCGGCCGGCTCTACCTGACCAGCGCCGACCCCGAGGTCAAGCCCGCCCTGGACTTCCGCTACTTCACCGACGAGGACGACTACGACGGCAGGACCCTCGTCGACGGCATCAAGATCGCCCGCGAGATCGCCAAGACCCAGCCGCTGGCCGGCTGGCTCAAGCGCGAGGTGGCCCCCGGCCCGGACGTCACCGGTGACGAGGAACTCAGCGAGTACGCCCGCAAGGTCGCGCACACCGTCTACCACCCGGCCGGCACCTGCAAGATGGGCGCCGCCGACGACCAGCTGGCCGTCGTCGACCCCGAGCTGCGCATCCGCGGCCTCGACGGCATCCGCATCGCCGACGCCTCCGTGTTCCCCACCATGACCACCGTGAACCCGATGATCGGCGTGCTCATGGTCGGGGAGAAGGCCGCCGAGCTGATCGGTGGTGGTGCCAAGTGA
- a CDS encoding malate dehydrogenase, with protein sequence MTRTPVNVTVTGAAGQIGYALLFRIASGQLLGADVPVKLRLLEITPALKAAEGTAMELDDCAFPLLQGIDITDDPNVAFDGANVGLLVGARPRTKGMERGDLLEANGGIFKPQGQAINAHAADDIKVLVVGNPANTNALIAQAAAPDVPAERFTAMTRLDHNRALTQLSKKTGTPVSEIKKLTIWGNHSATQYPDIFHATVAGKNAAEVVNDEKWLAEDFIPTVAKRGAAIIEARGASSAASAANAAIDHVYSWVNGTAEGDWVSMGIPSDGSYGVPEGLISSFPVTCKDGKYEIVQGLEINEFSRARIDASVKELEEEREAVRGLGLI encoded by the coding sequence ATGACCCGCACTCCCGTGAACGTCACCGTCACCGGCGCGGCCGGCCAGATCGGTTACGCCCTGCTCTTCCGCATCGCCTCCGGTCAGCTGCTCGGCGCGGACGTGCCGGTGAAGCTGCGCCTCCTGGAGATCACGCCGGCGCTGAAGGCGGCCGAGGGCACGGCCATGGAGCTGGACGACTGCGCGTTCCCGCTCCTGCAGGGCATCGACATCACGGACGACCCGAACGTCGCCTTCGACGGCGCCAACGTCGGTCTGCTCGTCGGCGCCCGCCCCCGCACCAAGGGCATGGAGCGCGGTGACCTGCTGGAGGCCAACGGCGGCATCTTCAAGCCGCAGGGCCAGGCCATCAACGCGCACGCCGCGGACGACATCAAGGTCCTGGTCGTCGGCAACCCGGCCAACACCAACGCCCTGATCGCCCAGGCCGCCGCGCCGGACGTACCGGCCGAGCGGTTCACGGCCATGACCCGCCTGGACCACAACCGCGCCCTGACCCAGCTGTCGAAGAAGACCGGCACCCCGGTCTCCGAGATCAAGAAGCTGACGATCTGGGGCAACCACTCCGCCACGCAGTACCCGGACATCTTCCACGCCACGGTCGCCGGCAAGAACGCCGCCGAGGTCGTCAACGACGAGAAGTGGCTGGCCGAGGACTTCATCCCGACCGTCGCCAAGCGCGGCGCCGCCATCATCGAGGCCCGTGGCGCCTCGTCGGCCGCCTCCGCCGCGAACGCCGCCATCGACCACGTCTACTCCTGGGTCAACGGCACGGCCGAGGGCGACTGGGTCTCCATGGGCATCCCGTCGGACGGCTCCTACGGCGTCCCGGAGGGCCTGATCTCCTCCTTCCCCGTCACCTGCAAGGACGGCAAGTACGAGATCGTCCAGGGCCTGGAGATCAACGAGTTCTCCCGCGCCCGGATCGACGCCTCCGTCAAGGAGCTCGAGGAGGAGCGCGAGGCGGTCCGCGGCCTCGGCCTCATCTGA
- a CDS encoding FHA domain-containing protein, with the protein MYSIIVVPPPTTEDERNRPQIRLAPGERLTFGRSAHDNDLHIAHDGVSRRAGEITAQGAFWILSNLSREQTYVVENPEGAGEHVKVAPGRLDAPIPFEFSRIVLPAAGDLLPLEVWAPRHDYLSGTGGLDGATTAPAFSVDRTKRYFAVLAALCEPRLRGTPHAPLPTVDQVADRLRPTWPAASRTSVQWNIDYLAVKLRLKPGPESADTGPRLNGKKESLVSLALRFDLVREDDLAVLAAPPGRVTR; encoded by the coding sequence TTGTACAGCATCATCGTGGTACCTCCGCCGACCACGGAGGACGAGCGAAACCGACCCCAGATCAGACTCGCGCCCGGCGAACGCCTCACCTTCGGCCGGTCCGCGCACGACAACGACCTGCACATCGCCCACGACGGAGTCTCCCGCCGGGCCGGTGAGATCACCGCGCAGGGCGCCTTCTGGATCCTGAGCAACCTCAGCCGCGAACAGACGTACGTCGTGGAGAACCCGGAGGGCGCGGGCGAACACGTCAAGGTCGCGCCCGGGCGGCTGGACGCCCCCATCCCCTTCGAGTTCTCGCGGATCGTGCTGCCCGCCGCCGGGGACCTGCTGCCCCTGGAGGTGTGGGCGCCGCGCCACGACTACCTGAGCGGCACGGGCGGCCTCGACGGCGCCACGACCGCGCCGGCCTTCTCCGTCGACCGCACCAAGCGGTACTTCGCGGTCCTGGCCGCCCTGTGCGAACCGCGCCTGCGCGGCACCCCGCACGCGCCGCTGCCCACCGTCGACCAGGTCGCCGACCGACTGCGCCCCACCTGGCCCGCCGCGTCCCGCACGTCCGTGCAGTGGAACATCGACTACCTCGCCGTGAAGCTGCGCCTGAAGCCGGGCCCGGAGAGCGCGGACACGGGCCCGCGGCTCAACGGCAAGAAGGAGTCCCTGGTCTCCCTGGCGCTCCGCTTCGACCTGGTCCGGGAGGACGACCTCGCCGTCCTGGCCGCCCCACCGGGCCGGGTGACCCGGTGA
- a CDS encoding XRE family transcriptional regulator, giving the protein MPDELDPQIREFTSQLRRLVDRSGLSIASVADRTGYSKTSWERYLNGRLLAPKGAIVALAEVTGTNPVHLTTMWELAERAWSRSEMRHDMTMEAIRISQARAALGEFGGQDFGGSAAGGKTAAGGGRTARRSGSATVTPGIAGPAGVAPTVPPQPTAPEVQDSTTGSGVREDGGRGGASDVNSWGIAGYKGPSPTGGRPAGTGSTPGSGPGSPAGTGFRPGPGSGAHAGSPGGTARTPAVGAGPYGEPPRDAVPGRAGRGGSAAGKRRTGTFLAGVVGVLVVIAGAFYLTGGGDDENKGKAKPPAPTASTDPDLPPGVKCSGDGCTGKDAESMGCSGDLVTTAQTATVGTTVVEVRYSETCKAAWGRITQAAQGDEVEVSAGKAKQGGSITTAGDTIAYTPMVAVKSAADATACATLASGQRGCTE; this is encoded by the coding sequence TTGCCGGATGAGCTCGATCCACAGATCAGGGAGTTCACCAGCCAGTTGCGCAGACTCGTGGACCGCAGCGGTCTGAGTATCGCGTCGGTGGCGGACCGCACGGGCTACAGCAAGACGTCGTGGGAGCGTTACCTGAACGGCCGGCTGCTCGCGCCCAAGGGCGCGATCGTCGCCCTGGCCGAGGTCACCGGGACCAACCCGGTGCACCTGACGACCATGTGGGAGCTCGCCGAGCGCGCCTGGAGCCGCTCGGAGATGCGGCACGACATGACGATGGAGGCCATCCGGATCTCCCAGGCGCGCGCCGCGCTCGGGGAGTTCGGCGGCCAGGACTTCGGCGGCTCCGCGGCCGGCGGCAAGACGGCCGCCGGCGGCGGCAGGACGGCCCGCCGGAGCGGCAGCGCCACGGTCACGCCGGGCATCGCGGGCCCGGCCGGAGTGGCCCCGACCGTGCCGCCGCAGCCGACGGCACCCGAGGTGCAGGACTCCACCACCGGCTCCGGCGTGCGGGAGGACGGCGGCCGGGGCGGCGCGAGCGACGTCAACTCGTGGGGCATCGCCGGGTACAAGGGCCCCTCGCCGACGGGCGGACGCCCCGCCGGCACCGGATCCACGCCCGGTTCGGGCCCCGGAAGCCCCGCCGGCACCGGATTCCGGCCCGGCCCGGGCTCCGGAGCCCACGCCGGATCGCCTGGTGGGACCGCCCGGACGCCGGCCGTCGGGGCCGGTCCGTACGGCGAGCCCCCGCGGGACGCCGTGCCCGGCCGCGCCGGCCGTGGCGGCTCCGCCGCCGGCAAGCGGCGGACCGGGACGTTCCTCGCGGGTGTCGTCGGCGTGCTCGTGGTGATCGCCGGCGCCTTCTACCTCACCGGCGGTGGCGACGACGAGAACAAGGGCAAGGCCAAGCCGCCCGCGCCGACCGCCAGCACCGACCCCGACCTGCCGCCCGGCGTGAAGTGCAGCGGTGACGGCTGCACCGGCAAGGACGCGGAGAGCATGGGATGCAGTGGTGACCTGGTGACCACGGCCCAGACCGCCACCGTCGGCACGACCGTCGTCGAGGTCCGCTACAGCGAGACCTGCAAGGCGGCCTGGGGCCGTATCACCCAGGCGGCGCAGGGCGACGAGGTCGAGGTCAGCGCGGGCAAGGCGAAGCAGGGCGGCAGCATCACGACGGCCGGGGACACGATCGCGTACACCCCGATGGTCGCCGTGAAGAGCGCCGCCGACGCCACAGCCTGTGCCACGCTCGCCTCCGGACAGCGGGGCTGCACCGAGTAG
- a CDS encoding helix-turn-helix domain-containing GNAT family N-acetyltransferase, protein MESVSTGQVAAFRRFNRYFTRRIGVLNDHYLGQDRPLGEARLLFEIAESPAGVSLRELRSRLGLDAGYLSRMTKALQAQGMVRLRTHPDDNRLRMIELTPAGRAEVTEQNRRADTLASDVLKGLAAPQRQQLTDALATARRLLRLAAITVEPVDGHAPDARACLDAYAADLDARFPEGFDKADLVRPEQVSGEAGAFFVAYEEGRPVGCGALRGLEPGVGEIRHVWVHPDARRLGLARRLLTAIERESLRRGWHVVRLDTHAVLTEARAMYRACGYREIPAYTDHVYGQHWFEKRLAP, encoded by the coding sequence ATGGAGTCAGTGTCGACCGGGCAGGTGGCGGCCTTCCGCCGGTTCAACCGCTACTTCACACGCCGGATCGGTGTGCTGAACGACCACTACCTGGGCCAGGACCGCCCGCTCGGCGAGGCCCGGCTGCTGTTCGAGATCGCCGAGAGCCCGGCCGGTGTCTCCCTGCGCGAGCTCCGGAGCCGGCTCGGCCTGGACGCCGGGTACCTCAGCCGGATGACCAAGGCCCTCCAGGCCCAGGGCATGGTCCGGCTGCGCACCCACCCGGACGACAACCGGCTGCGCATGATCGAACTGACCCCGGCCGGCCGCGCCGAGGTCACGGAGCAGAACCGCCGCGCCGACACCCTCGCCTCGGACGTGCTGAAGGGCCTGGCCGCACCCCAGCGGCAGCAGCTCACCGACGCGCTGGCCACCGCCCGGCGGCTGCTGCGCCTCGCGGCCATCACCGTCGAGCCGGTCGACGGCCACGCCCCGGACGCCCGCGCCTGCCTCGACGCCTACGCCGCCGACCTCGACGCCCGCTTCCCCGAGGGCTTCGACAAGGCGGACCTGGTCCGGCCCGAGCAGGTCTCGGGGGAGGCGGGCGCGTTCTTCGTGGCGTACGAGGAGGGCCGGCCGGTGGGCTGCGGGGCGCTGCGGGGGCTGGAACCCGGCGTGGGCGAGATCCGCCATGTGTGGGTGCACCCGGACGCCCGCCGCCTCGGCCTCGCCCGCCGGCTGCTCACGGCGATCGAGCGGGAGTCCCTGCGCCGCGGCTGGCACGTCGTACGGCTCGACACGCACGCCGTGCTCACCGAGGCGCGGGCGATGTACCGGGCGTGCGGCTACCGGGAGATCCCGGCGTACACCGACCACGTCTACGGCCAGCACTGGTTCGAGAAGCGGCTGGCCCCCTGA
- a CDS encoding DinB family protein, giving the protein MTQHAEAVPLEPPVAGDEVATLVGSLERQRRTFAWKAEGLDAAGLGVRIAASSVTLGGLLKHLALVEDQYLSVRLLGNEPAPEWRAGDRDAEPDREWSSAAGDTPEQLYAGWARAVARSRANLREVLAGSDAGRLAAFTTRDGRSPSVRRLLVDLIEEYARHVGHADLLREAIDGRVGEDPPDGFRPWAI; this is encoded by the coding sequence ATGACTCAGCACGCTGAAGCGGTGCCGCTGGAGCCGCCGGTCGCCGGCGACGAGGTCGCGACCCTCGTCGGTTCCCTGGAGAGACAGCGCAGGACGTTCGCCTGGAAGGCGGAGGGGCTGGACGCGGCCGGGCTGGGGGTGCGGATCGCAGCCTCCTCGGTCACCCTGGGCGGGCTGCTCAAGCACCTCGCCCTGGTCGAGGACCAGTACCTCTCCGTGCGGCTGCTCGGGAACGAGCCCGCGCCGGAGTGGCGCGCGGGGGACCGGGACGCGGAGCCGGACCGGGAGTGGAGCTCGGCCGCCGGCGACACCCCCGAGCAGCTGTACGCGGGGTGGGCGCGGGCCGTGGCCCGGTCCCGGGCGAACCTGCGGGAGGTGCTCGCCGGGAGCGACGCCGGCCGGCTCGCCGCGTTCACCACGAGGGACGGGCGGTCCCCGAGTGTGCGGCGGCTGCTGGTCGACCTGATCGAGGAGTACGCGCGGCACGTCGGGCACGCCGACCTCCTCCGCGAGGCGATCGACGGACGGGTGGGGGAGGACCCGCCGGACGGCTTCCGGCCTTGGGCGATCTGA
- a CDS encoding bifunctional methylenetetrahydrofolate dehydrogenase/methenyltetrahydrofolate cyclohydrolase — MTAQILDGKATAAAIKSDLTARVAALKEKGVTPGLGTILVGDDPGSQKYVAGKHRDCAQVGIASIQRELPATATQEEIEAVVRELNEDPACTGYIVQLPLPRGIDENRILELMDPDKDADGLHPMNLGRLVLNEPAPLPCTPNGVLTLLRQYGVEIKGAEVVVVGRGVTIGRPMPLLLTRRSENATVTQCHTGTRDLSAHLKRADIIIAAAGSAHLIRAEDVKPGAAVLDVGVSRSAEGKIVGDVHPDVAEVAGFISPNPGGVGPMTRAQLLVNVVEAAERSVG; from the coding sequence ATGACCGCCCAGATTCTCGATGGCAAGGCCACCGCAGCCGCGATCAAGTCCGATCTGACCGCCCGCGTGGCGGCGCTGAAGGAGAAGGGCGTCACGCCCGGCCTCGGCACGATCCTCGTCGGGGACGACCCCGGCAGCCAGAAGTACGTCGCCGGCAAGCACCGCGACTGCGCGCAGGTCGGCATCGCCTCCATCCAGCGGGAGCTGCCCGCCACCGCCACGCAGGAGGAGATCGAGGCGGTCGTGCGCGAGCTGAACGAGGACCCGGCCTGTACCGGGTACATCGTGCAACTGCCGCTCCCCAGGGGCATCGACGAGAACCGCATCCTGGAGCTGATGGACCCGGACAAGGACGCGGACGGCCTGCACCCGATGAACCTCGGGCGCCTCGTCCTCAACGAGCCGGCGCCGCTGCCCTGCACCCCGAACGGTGTGCTCACGCTGCTGCGGCAGTACGGCGTCGAGATCAAGGGCGCCGAGGTCGTCGTCGTCGGCCGCGGTGTCACCATCGGCCGCCCGATGCCGCTGCTGCTCACCCGCCGCAGTGAGAACGCGACCGTCACCCAGTGCCACACCGGCACCCGCGACCTGTCGGCGCACCTGAAGCGCGCGGACATCATCATCGCCGCGGCCGGTTCCGCCCATCTGATCCGCGCCGAGGACGTCAAGCCGGGCGCGGCCGTCCTCGACGTCGGTGTCTCCCGCAGCGCCGAGGGCAAGATCGTGGGCGACGTCCACCCCGACGTGGCCGAGGTCGCCGGCTTCATCTCCCCGAACCCCGGCGGGGTCGGCCCGATGACCCGCGCCCAGTTGCTCGTCAACGTGGTCGAGGCGGCGGAGCGCAGTGTCGGCTGA
- a CDS encoding DUF3017 domain-containing protein has product MSAEPQAPGGQETSEDITVRDPVSAPDAEGRPRRVTRRFPLFTKDTARPEGGGRAASGDAPAPARQWPVLAVLGLAGAGLLVTAFDQFRIGTLLIGIALLGGGALRWLLPDVGMLAVRSRFTDIVTYGVLGLVIVMLALMAQPDPLLRIPFLKDTLHFTVTSE; this is encoded by the coding sequence GTGTCGGCTGAGCCCCAGGCCCCCGGCGGGCAGGAGACGTCCGAGGACATCACCGTCCGGGACCCCGTCAGCGCGCCCGACGCCGAGGGGCGGCCGCGGCGGGTCACCCGGCGGTTCCCGCTGTTCACCAAGGACACCGCGCGGCCCGAGGGCGGTGGCCGGGCCGCCTCCGGGGACGCGCCCGCGCCGGCGCGGCAGTGGCCGGTCCTCGCCGTGCTCGGGCTGGCCGGAGCGGGCCTGCTGGTGACCGCGTTCGACCAGTTCCGGATCGGGACGCTGCTGATCGGCATCGCTCTGCTGGGCGGCGGCGCGCTGCGCTGGCTGCTGCCCGACGTGGGCATGCTCGCCGTCCGCTCCCGCTTCACGGACATCGTCACGTACGGGGTGCTGGGCCTGGTGATCGTCATGCTGGCGTTGATGGCGCAGCCGGACCCGTTGCTGCGGATCCCGTTCCTGAAGGACACGCTGCACTTCACGGTCACCAGCGAGTGA
- a CDS encoding aldehyde dehydrogenase family protein: protein MAESTELQARETIHAGGEWRAAVSGATREILDPADALPFAVVAEGDEKDTDLAVAAARRAFDEGPWPHTPVTERAALLRRVADLLVRDREELGRLEAQDAGKTVEEGRVDIDCVADAFRYFADLVAGEAPGRVVDAGSPDIHSVVVHEPIGVCAMITPWNYPLLQASWKIAPALAAGNTFVIKPSEITPMTTIALIDLLVEAGLPAGVANIVTGPGHSVGARLSEHPDVDLVSFTGGLVSGTKVAQAAAPTVKKVALELGGKNPNVVFADACATEEGFDTAVDQALNAAFIHSGQVCSAGARLIIEESVRERFVAELARRAEKIRLGRGTEEGVECGPLVSEQQRTKVEMYVESALKEGAVLRSGGKRPEPSPERPENGYFYEPTVLDHCHREMRVVREEVFGPVLTVETFRTEDEAVALANDTEYGLAGGVWTADPGRARRVAGRLRHGTIWINDFHPYLPQAEWGGFGKSGVGRELGPAGLAEYRETKHVYQNLAPKPVRWFAG from the coding sequence ATGGCGGAAAGTACCGAGCTTCAGGCGCGCGAAACCATCCACGCGGGAGGGGAATGGCGTGCGGCCGTCTCCGGCGCCACGCGCGAGATCCTCGACCCCGCGGACGCCCTGCCGTTCGCCGTGGTCGCGGAGGGCGACGAGAAGGACACCGACCTGGCGGTCGCCGCCGCCCGCCGGGCGTTCGACGAGGGGCCGTGGCCGCACACCCCCGTCACCGAGCGGGCCGCGCTGCTGCGCCGCGTCGCCGACCTGCTCGTGCGGGACCGGGAGGAGCTGGGCCGGCTGGAGGCCCAGGACGCGGGCAAGACCGTCGAGGAGGGCCGCGTCGACATCGACTGTGTCGCCGACGCCTTCCGCTACTTCGCCGACCTGGTCGCGGGCGAGGCCCCCGGCCGGGTCGTGGACGCCGGCTCGCCCGACATCCACAGCGTCGTCGTGCACGAGCCCATCGGCGTCTGCGCGATGATCACGCCCTGGAACTACCCGCTGCTCCAGGCCAGCTGGAAGATCGCCCCGGCCCTCGCCGCCGGCAACACCTTCGTCATCAAGCCCAGCGAGATCACGCCGATGACGACGATCGCGCTGATCGACCTGCTCGTCGAGGCCGGACTGCCCGCCGGGGTCGCCAACATCGTCACCGGCCCGGGCCACTCGGTCGGCGCCCGGCTCTCCGAGCACCCCGACGTCGACCTGGTCTCCTTCACCGGCGGCCTGGTCAGCGGCACCAAGGTGGCCCAGGCCGCCGCGCCCACCGTCAAGAAGGTCGCCCTCGAACTCGGCGGCAAGAACCCCAACGTCGTCTTCGCCGACGCCTGCGCCACCGAGGAGGGCTTCGACACCGCCGTCGACCAGGCCCTCAACGCCGCCTTCATCCACAGCGGCCAGGTCTGCTCGGCCGGCGCCCGCCTCATCATCGAGGAGTCGGTGCGGGAGCGGTTCGTGGCCGAACTCGCCCGGCGCGCCGAGAAGATCCGCCTCGGCCGAGGCACCGAGGAGGGCGTCGAGTGCGGCCCGCTCGTTTCCGAGCAGCAGCGCACCAAGGTCGAGATGTACGTCGAGTCCGCCCTGAAGGAGGGCGCGGTCCTGCGCTCCGGCGGCAAGCGCCCCGAGCCGTCCCCGGAGCGCCCGGAGAACGGCTACTTCTACGAGCCGACCGTCCTCGACCACTGCCACCGCGAGATGCGCGTCGTGCGGGAGGAGGTCTTCGGACCGGTCCTCACCGTCGAGACCTTCCGCACCGAGGACGAGGCCGTCGCCCTCGCCAACGACACCGAGTACGGCCTCGCGGGCGGCGTCTGGACCGCCGACCCGGGCCGCGCCCGCCGCGTCGCCGGACGGCTGCGCCACGGCACGATCTGGATCAACGACTTCCACCCCTACCTGCCGCAGGCGGAATGGGGCGGCTTCGGCAAGAGCGGAGTGGGCCGCGAACTCGGCCCGGCCGGACTCGCCGAGTACCGAGAGACCAAGCACGTCTACCAGAACCTCGCCCCCAAGCCGGTGCGCTGGTTCGCGGGCTGA
- a CDS encoding protein kinase, producing the protein MTEPYAVPVPKGYRVGVWEVREPIATGAFGSVYAARRVGDADRSAGDAAARREDRSRPRAGEPELPRTAALKFLPTGTATPRRLTHLRELIEREVELYRRLRHPRLVRMYETLTVDDPDRPELDGATVLVLERARGSLSALLTATPRPAAGPALLAQICEGLAQLHGAGWVHGDLKPANVLLMADGSVRLADFNMAAELEGTHAYTPAFSTPDYTPPELLWTEIGERGRRIRSSADVWAFGVLAHLVLTDSFPLPGATPTARRDAAAAYARGTDELRLSPGLPDDWRRIVSACLTRTHEDRITVEALLRRVEAATGTGHLPFRLPRLRPPRHRVRRRSLAAAAATAVAVAALAYGISVRADDPPGGGSSGSGATANVSAAAYGAAELRTDRGVPPAYRLLIVETAHDCDQKDVTPVLIAAMLKVESDFDPDLADPANDEYGIARWTPRVLRWWMNEDGTPGETVPQPPFPPAESIPAMGRYLCWIAPRLHEELPGDRRVLIAAAYRRSYRTVNAAGGVPADVRAYADRVAHYLKEYAPPGKK; encoded by the coding sequence GTGACCGAGCCCTACGCCGTGCCCGTGCCGAAGGGCTACCGGGTCGGCGTCTGGGAGGTGCGCGAGCCCATCGCGACGGGCGCCTTCGGCAGTGTGTACGCCGCCCGGCGCGTCGGTGACGCGGACCGGAGTGCCGGTGACGCCGCCGCGCGACGGGAGGACCGCTCCCGGCCCCGGGCGGGCGAGCCGGAGCTGCCCCGGACGGCGGCCCTGAAGTTCCTGCCCACCGGCACGGCGACGCCCCGCCGCCTGACCCACCTGCGCGAGCTGATCGAGCGGGAGGTCGAGCTGTACCGGCGGCTGCGGCATCCGCGGCTGGTGCGGATGTACGAGACGCTGACGGTCGACGACCCGGACCGCCCGGAGCTGGACGGCGCCACCGTCCTCGTCCTGGAGCGGGCGCGGGGCTCCCTGTCCGCGCTGCTCACCGCCACGCCCCGCCCCGCCGCCGGTCCCGCGCTGCTCGCGCAGATCTGCGAGGGACTGGCCCAGCTGCACGGGGCGGGCTGGGTGCACGGCGACCTCAAGCCGGCCAACGTGCTGCTGATGGCGGACGGTTCGGTCCGCCTCGCCGACTTCAACATGGCCGCCGAACTGGAGGGAACCCACGCCTACACCCCGGCCTTCTCGACGCCCGACTACACCCCGCCGGAACTGCTGTGGACCGAGATCGGCGAACGCGGCCGCCGCATCCGCTCGTCCGCCGACGTGTGGGCCTTCGGCGTCCTCGCCCACCTCGTCCTCACCGACTCCTTCCCGCTGCCCGGCGCCACCCCGACGGCCCGCCGCGACGCGGCGGCGGCCTACGCCCGCGGCACCGACGAACTGCGCCTGTCGCCCGGCCTGCCCGACGACTGGCGGCGGATCGTCTCCGCCTGCCTGACCCGCACCCACGAGGACCGCATCACCGTCGAGGCACTGCTGCGCCGCGTCGAGGCGGCCACGGGCACGGGCCATCTCCCCTTCCGCCTGCCCCGGTTGCGTCCGCCCCGCCACCGCGTCCGCCGGAGGTCCCTCGCCGCGGCCGCCGCCACCGCCGTCGCCGTCGCGGCGCTGGCCTACGGCATCAGCGTCCGGGCCGACGACCCCCCGGGCGGCGGCAGCAGCGGCTCCGGCGCGACGGCGAACGTCTCCGCCGCCGCGTACGGCGCCGCCGAGCTCCGCACCGACCGGGGCGTCCCGCCCGCCTACCGGCTGCTGATCGTCGAGACGGCGCACGACTGCGACCAGAAGGACGTCACGCCGGTCCTGATCGCCGCCATGCTGAAGGTGGAGAGCGACTTCGACCCGGACCTCGCCGATCCCGCCAACGACGAGTACGGCATCGCCCGCTGGACCCCGCGCGTGCTGCGCTGGTGGATGAACGAGGACGGCACCCCCGGGGAGACCGTCCCCCAACCCCCCTTCCCGCCCGCCGAGTCCATCCCGGCGATGGGCCGCTACCTGTGCTGGATCGCCCCGCGCCTGCACGAGGAACTGCCGGGCGACCGGCGGGTCCTGATCGCCGCGGCCTACCGCAGGTCGTACCGGACGGTGAACGCGGCGGGCGGCGTCCCGGCGGACGTACGCGCCTACGCCGACCGCGTCGCCCACTACCTCAAGGAGTACGCCCCGCCCGGGAAGAAGTGA